One Denticeps clupeoides chromosome 10, fDenClu1.1, whole genome shotgun sequence genomic window carries:
- the LOC114798730 gene encoding LOW QUALITY PROTEIN: neugrin (The sequence of the model RefSeq protein was modified relative to this genomic sequence to represent the inferred CDS: deleted 1 base in 1 codon), protein MSLPTRVIHCLASKLGGFPGWSYRPASRDARRWSQRHGDSDPGGLDLEGVEDKIEAIVGIEKRRLKSERFHRIRRGLGPRGPPERKLTWDAIQQIRYLKQESPEHWTLELRLAEGFSVSQEEALRVLRSKFVPRPERRLKQDTVALARNKQLSLWGQRRQLPGGIPATTLASGTEASLVPASSQGPVLVREEGSTGGLTSVSPRSSQPSNALVNSSQSSTLPEGQLQQKVPEGQVELKKGEDEVWDGVVFSEKELEDLSQNLSEKPSPAVQKGREFYDKDDNFLYRV, encoded by the exons ATGTCGTTGCCCACCAGAGTGATCCACTGCCTGGCGTCCAAGCTCGGTGGTTTCCCCGGCTGGAGTTACAGGCCGGCCAGCCGTGACGCCAGGCGGTGGAGTCAAAGGCACGGAGACTCAGACCCGGGAGGCCTGGACTTGGAAGGCGTGGAGGACAAGATCGAGGCCATCGTGGG aatagAGAAGAGGAGGCTGAAGTCGGAGCGGTTTCACAGGATCCGGCGGGGGCTTGGCCCTCGCGGACCCCCAGAAAGGAAACTTACCTGGGACGCCATTCAACAAATCAG GTATCTGAAGCAGGAGTCGCCAGAACACTGGACGCTAGAGCTA AGACTAGCAGAGGGCTTCTCGGTCAGCCAGGAGGAGGCGTTGCGCGTCCTCCGCAGCAAGTTTGTTCCGCGTCCAGAAAGGCGGCTGAAGCAGGACACTGTGGCGCTGGCCAGAAATAAACAGCTGTCGCTCTGGGGGCAGCGCCGGCAACTGCCTGGCGGGATCCCCGCAACCACGCTTGCCTCCGGAACTGAAGCATCGCTGGTCCCCGCGTCCAGCCAAGGACCCGTACTGGTGAGAGAGGAGGGTTCCACTGGTGGACTTACATCGGTTTCCCCCAGGTCCTCCCAACCCTCAAACGCCCTGGTCAATAGCAGCCAGTCAAGCACTTTACCTGAAGGACAGTTGCAACAGAAGGTCCCTGAAGGTCAGGTGGAACTGAAGAAAGGAGAAGATGAGGTCTGGGATGGAGTGGTGTTTTCAGAGAAAGAATTAGAAGATCTTAGCCAGAACCTGTCTGAAAAGCCCAGTCCAGCAGTGCAGAAAGGGCGGGAGTTCTATGACAAAGATGACAATTTTCTCTACAGAGTATGA